One Gemmatimonadota bacterium DNA window includes the following coding sequences:
- a CDS encoding MarR family transcriptional regulator, with product MSNDLRKELCDRFVAATAGLYRLVNMGLRDDGRALGQNEQVNQYKTLMLLADKGPMTVGEIPGFLGCSDASINNILHRLDAKKMIEKARSSHDRRVVICELTPKGRKVLERIDHVVRKRVLPTTETWSLEQLEAFVESMESIRPGPELVASRTPAESEGWFIMKHH from the coding sequence ATGAGTAACGACCTAAGGAAGGAACTGTGCGACCGGTTTGTAGCTGCGACAGCCGGTCTGTATCGTCTCGTTAACATGGGTCTCCGGGATGACGGGAGAGCTCTGGGTCAGAATGAACAGGTTAACCAGTATAAAACCTTGATGTTGTTGGCCGACAAAGGACCTATGACTGTGGGCGAGATTCCTGGTTTCCTCGGATGCTCTGATGCTTCCATAAACAACATTTTGCACAGGCTTGATGCAAAAAAAATGATCGAGAAGGCGAGGTCTTCACATGACCGGAGAGTAGTCATATGTGAACTGACTCCCAAGGGACGGAAGGTGCTGGAAAGGATCGATCATGTCGTCAGGAAACGTGTTCTGCCGACCACCGAAACCTGGAGTCTGGAGCAACTCGAAGCATTTGTAGAATCGATGGAGTCTATTCGTCCCGGCCCAGAATTGGTGGCGTCCAGGACACCGGCTGAATCAGAAGGTTGGTTTATAATGAAACATCATTGA